Proteins from one Fundidesulfovibrio magnetotacticus genomic window:
- a CDS encoding OmpA family protein, with the protein MRKMRIIVAMLIMALVATAMPAAAKKMVPKVDNFILFVDHSSSMAFSYKGQRYVQFGGVSKIQMAKSTAVELNKMIPALSYKAGVYTFAPYKQYAGMAPYDKAAVDKGIAPISTDYDTYGRMTPMGIGLQDLDKVVGGLSGKTAVIIFSDGDSNRGIDPVAVAKQMQAKYGDKICFSVVSFADNKNGERINKEIAALSKCGCFALGEELLRNQAARETFLKCALYDFIDDEVVIFRSIYFDFDKYNIKKEFIPVLDEGVAIIKSKPNLAVILEGHTDSIGTEKYNMGLSIRRANSVKAYFVKKGIDAGRITAVGFGKMNPRYDNKTAEGRKMNRRVEIKFKSN; encoded by the coding sequence ATGAGAAAAATGCGCATCATCGTGGCCATGCTCATCATGGCCCTGGTCGCCACGGCCATGCCGGCCGCGGCCAAGAAGATGGTTCCCAAGGTCGACAACTTCATCCTGTTCGTGGACCATTCCAGCTCCATGGCCTTCTCCTACAAGGGGCAGCGCTATGTGCAGTTCGGCGGCGTCTCCAAGATCCAGATGGCCAAGTCCACCGCCGTGGAACTCAACAAGATGATCCCCGCCCTGTCCTACAAGGCCGGCGTCTACACCTTCGCCCCCTACAAGCAGTACGCTGGCATGGCTCCTTACGACAAGGCCGCCGTGGACAAGGGCATCGCCCCCATCAGCACCGACTACGACACCTACGGCCGCATGACCCCCATGGGCATTGGCCTGCAGGACCTCGACAAGGTCGTGGGCGGCCTCTCCGGCAAGACCGCCGTCATCATCTTCTCTGACGGCGACTCCAACCGCGGCATCGACCCCGTTGCCGTGGCCAAGCAGATGCAGGCCAAGTACGGCGACAAGATCTGCTTCAGCGTGGTGAGCTTCGCCGACAACAAGAACGGCGAGCGCATCAACAAGGAAATCGCTGCCCTGTCCAAGTGCGGCTGCTTCGCCCTGGGTGAAGAGCTGCTCCGCAACCAGGCCGCCCGCGAAACCTTCCTGAAGTGCGCCCTGTACGACTTCATCGACGACGAAGTGGTGATCTTCCGCTCCATCTACTTCGACTTCGACAAGTACAACATCAAGAAGGAATTCATCCCCGTTCTTGACGAAGGCGTCGCCATCATCAAGTCCAAGCCGAACCTGGCCGTCATCCTGGAAGGCCACACCGACTCCATCGGCACCGAGAAGTACAACATGGGCCTCTCGATCCGCCGCGCCAACTCCGTGAAGGCCTACTTCGTGAAGAAGGGCATCGACGCCGGCCGCATCACCGCCGTGGGCTTCGGCAAGATGAACCCCCGCTACGACAACAAGACCGCCGAAGGCCGCAAGATGAACCGCCGCGTGGAGATCAAGTTCAAGTCGAACTAG
- a CDS encoding LysM peptidoglycan-binding domain-containing protein translates to MVKTLIPALALCLALTGCGLLGDSKPEPAPVAEVKPQPDPPPPPPPPPPLTHKVGKGESVASLAKKYGVSAKELMETNKLANAKALKAGMTLTIPGKTAEPAKPKPVAEKPAPPEKEVKEPKGKGSKSDPYGVESALAPEKGKKKPSKVDDDATYEKIKVEFHEYARKWLEKSAALSQSNKDRKDVKMEDGRYVASYSIILVNTMQTEVKRVEYDHTPYVGHITYQIEVHRSFGATPQAAAGAKEDEVKQESMREIFSYSGQKRAWR, encoded by the coding sequence ATGGTGAAAACCCTCATCCCCGCCTTGGCCCTCTGCCTCGCCCTTACCGGGTGCGGCCTCTTGGGCGACTCCAAACCCGAGCCCGCGCCCGTTGCGGAAGTGAAGCCCCAGCCCGACCCGCCGCCGCCCCCGCCGCCGCCCCCGCCCCTTACCCACAAGGTCGGCAAGGGGGAAAGCGTCGCCAGCCTGGCCAAGAAGTACGGCGTCTCCGCCAAAGAACTCATGGAGACCAACAAACTGGCCAACGCCAAGGCGCTCAAGGCCGGCATGACCCTCACCATTCCCGGCAAGACCGCCGAGCCAGCCAAGCCCAAACCCGTGGCCGAAAAACCCGCGCCCCCGGAGAAGGAAGTCAAGGAACCCAAGGGTAAGGGCTCCAAGTCCGATCCCTATGGCGTGGAATCGGCCCTCGCCCCCGAGAAGGGCAAGAAAAAACCCTCCAAGGTCGACGACGACGCCACCTACGAAAAGATCAAAGTCGAATTCCACGAGTACGCCCGCAAGTGGCTGGAGAAATCCGCCGCACTCTCCCAGTCCAACAAGGACCGCAAGGACGTGAAGATGGAAGACGGCCGCTATGTGGCCAGCTACTCCATCATCCTCGTCAACACCATGCAGACAGAAGTGAAGCGCGTGGAATACGACCACACGCCCTATGTGGGCCACATCACCTACCAGATCGAGGTTCACCGCTCCTTCGGCGCCACGCCCCAGGCGGCCGCCGGCGCCAAGGAGGACGAGGTGAAACAGGAATCCATGCGCGAGATCTTCAGCTACTCCGGACAGAAGCGCGCCTGGAGATGA
- a CDS encoding peroxiredoxin: protein MSHHHQHHHGEEGCCQTTARVGKPVENFTLETFDPEEGFFGEVSLEKIRESKKWTILFFYPADFTFVCPTELADLASKHEALKALGCEVVAISTDTKFAHMAWHGSEKLMAGVRYKMAADPTGKVSRYFGVYDEATGLALRGTFIINPDGVLVGSEVNFYNVGRNAEELGRKMDANLYLSTHPGEACPARWSPGAKTLTPSEKLVGKVYEALNS, encoded by the coding sequence ATGTCGCACCATCACCAACACCATCACGGCGAAGAAGGCTGCTGCCAGACCACTGCCCGCGTGGGCAAGCCCGTTGAAAACTTCACCCTGGAAACCTTCGACCCCGAAGAAGGCTTCTTCGGAGAAGTGAGCCTGGAGAAGATCCGCGAATCCAAAAAGTGGACCATCCTCTTCTTCTATCCGGCGGACTTCACCTTCGTCTGCCCCACCGAACTGGCCGACCTGGCCAGCAAGCACGAGGCCCTCAAGGCTCTCGGCTGCGAGGTGGTGGCCATCTCCACGGACACCAAGTTCGCCCACATGGCCTGGCATGGCAGCGAGAAGCTCATGGCCGGAGTGCGCTACAAGATGGCCGCCGACCCCACGGGCAAGGTCTCCCGCTACTTCGGCGTCTACGACGAGGCCACCGGACTGGCCTTGCGCGGAACCTTCATCATCAACCCCGACGGCGTGCTCGTGGGCTCCGAGGTGAACTTCTACAACGTGGGCCGTAACGCCGAGGAACTCGGCCGCAAGATGGACGCCAACCTCTACTTGTCCACCCATCCCGGCGAGGCCTGCCCCGCACGCTGGTCCCCCGGCGCCAAGACGCTTACGCCCTCCGAGAAGCTGGTGGGCAAGGTCTACGAAGCACTCAACAGCTAG
- a CDS encoding TetR/AcrR family transcriptional regulator — protein sequence MQKDARRAILEAAAPLIHRQGFNNTGLKEILDAARVPKGSFYFYFKSKEDFGIALVDHIAQGLKEDALAFLEANPRPPLEQLRLFMEHRRDQRIQADCEAGCPIGNLALEMSDLSPAMRGRIRQALDGVTRFYATFLRQAQERGELDPALDADATAAFILDAMEGALLRMKVEKSAEPLDRCRAFVFSKLLA from the coding sequence ATGCAAAAGGACGCACGCCGCGCCATCTTGGAAGCCGCCGCGCCGCTCATTCACCGGCAGGGCTTCAACAACACGGGTCTCAAAGAGATTCTGGACGCGGCCCGCGTTCCAAAGGGCTCGTTCTACTTCTACTTCAAGTCCAAGGAAGACTTCGGCATCGCTCTGGTGGACCACATTGCCCAGGGTCTGAAAGAAGACGCGCTCGCCTTCCTAGAGGCCAACCCACGGCCGCCGCTGGAACAGCTTCGGCTCTTCATGGAACACCGGCGCGACCAGAGGATTCAGGCAGACTGCGAGGCCGGATGCCCCATCGGCAACCTGGCCTTGGAGATGAGCGACCTCTCCCCGGCCATGCGCGGGCGCATCCGGCAGGCGTTGGACGGCGTCACGCGCTTCTACGCAACGTTTCTGCGCCAGGCCCAGGAGCGCGGGGAACTCGATCCGGCCCTGGACGCGGACGCCACGGCCGCCTTCATCCTGGACGCAATGGAGGGAGCGCTCCTGCGCATGAAGGTGGAAAAGAGCGCCGAACCACTGGACCGCTGCAGGGCTTTCGTTTTCTCGAAACTTCTGGCGTGA
- a CDS encoding NAD(P)/FAD-dependent oxidoreductase, producing MADRDVIVAGGGPAGAAAATVLAGAGARVAVLDKARFPRPKLCAGLLTWKTLKTIERVFGTTAAQLEALGVINHKSSRYRIRHRETVLSEGQLVYPFHFVDRRVFDAWCLDRAAAAGAEVLQGLGVVSADPVSGVVGASDGSAWTARHLVGADGANSTVRRCCGIDEARFGREQGMGLELYLDRSALAGIPGLHEDVAADFPTIASGFIDAGYCWSFPHRDVVVLGICGLYRGRPAGMISRCFTDFLDFLNVPQALRQNVKGHPLPYGNWLERPLAGRALLAGDAGGLVEPFFGEGIHYALRTGEMAARACLGGLRGAGEPGAAYQADLEREIFPELVWSKRLRTALYWLTRLGILGPVRLFLGGGGTKLQEMVHGMRSFRLCKPLDCHGPWR from the coding sequence ATGGCGGATCGAGACGTGATCGTCGCGGGAGGCGGACCGGCCGGAGCGGCGGCGGCGACCGTGCTGGCCGGGGCCGGCGCGCGCGTGGCCGTGCTGGACAAGGCCCGGTTTCCGCGCCCCAAGCTTTGCGCGGGGCTGCTCACGTGGAAGACGCTCAAGACCATCGAGCGCGTTTTCGGAACCACGGCGGCCCAGTTGGAAGCCCTGGGCGTGATCAACCACAAGAGTTCGCGCTACCGCATCCGCCACCGGGAGACCGTGCTCTCCGAGGGGCAGCTCGTCTATCCCTTCCACTTCGTGGACCGGCGCGTCTTCGACGCCTGGTGCCTGGACCGGGCGGCGGCCGCCGGTGCGGAGGTGCTCCAGGGCCTGGGCGTGGTTTCGGCCGACCCTGTTTCGGGCGTTGTCGGCGCTTCGGACGGCTCGGCCTGGACCGCGCGGCATCTCGTGGGCGCGGACGGGGCCAACAGCACGGTACGCCGTTGCTGCGGCATCGACGAGGCCCGCTTCGGTCGGGAACAGGGCATGGGTCTGGAACTCTACCTGGACCGGTCCGCGCTGGCCGGAATCCCCGGCCTGCACGAGGACGTCGCCGCCGATTTCCCGACCATCGCCTCCGGATTCATCGACGCGGGCTATTGCTGGAGCTTCCCGCACCGCGACGTTGTGGTGCTGGGCATCTGCGGGCTCTACCGAGGGCGTCCGGCCGGGATGATCAGCCGTTGCTTCACGGACTTCCTGGATTTTTTGAACGTGCCCCAGGCCTTGCGCCAGAACGTGAAGGGCCATCCGCTGCCCTACGGCAACTGGCTGGAGCGCCCCCTCGCGGGACGCGCCCTCCTGGCCGGAGACGCCGGGGGGCTGGTGGAGCCCTTCTTCGGCGAGGGCATTCATTATGCCCTGCGCACCGGCGAGATGGCCGCACGGGCCTGCCTGGGCGGTCTGCGCGGCGCGGGTGAGCCCGGGGCGGCCTATCAGGCGGATCTGGAGCGGGAGATCTTCCCCGAGCTTGTCTGGTCCAAGCGCCTGCGCACCGCGCTCTACTGGCTCACGCGCTTGGGCATCCTGGGGCCGGTGAGGCTCTTCCTGGGCGGCGGCGGCACGAAACTCCAGGAGATGGTGCACGGCATGCGCTCGTTCCGCCTGTGCAAACCTCTGGACTGTCACGGACCCTGGCGCTGA
- a CDS encoding HAD family hydrolase → MRTPARLAAVVFDFDGTLARPALDFPLMKRRVGLLAEGFLPGVHEPGPLPALEWIDALAARLEARRARDFRAQALALIADMEREAAASTSLFDFVRPALDRLRGRGVALAVVTRNSRDSVNTVFPDAGRYLGAVLAREDVRAVKPHPEHVLAALRALDRAPGEALMVGDHPQDVQVARAAGTLSAAVSSGDTAPERLARAGPDFLEADAGLLLERLENLGWL, encoded by the coding sequence ATGCGCACTCCAGCACGCCTCGCGGCCGTCGTCTTCGACTTCGACGGCACGCTGGCCCGCCCCGCCCTGGATTTCCCCCTCATGAAGCGCCGCGTGGGGCTTCTGGCCGAAGGCTTCCTGCCCGGCGTCCACGAGCCAGGCCCCCTGCCGGCGCTGGAGTGGATCGACGCCCTGGCCGCGCGCCTGGAGGCCCGCCGCGCCCGGGACTTCCGCGCCCAGGCCCTGGCCCTCATCGCGGACATGGAGCGCGAGGCCGCCGCGAGCACTTCCCTCTTCGATTTCGTGCGCCCGGCCCTGGACCGTCTGCGCGGGCGGGGCGTCGCTCTGGCCGTGGTCACGCGCAACAGCCGAGACTCCGTGAACACCGTGTTTCCGGACGCCGGCCGCTACCTCGGCGCGGTGCTGGCCCGCGAGGACGTGCGCGCCGTCAAACCCCACCCCGAACACGTGCTGGCCGCGCTGCGCGCCCTGGACCGAGCCCCCGGCGAGGCCCTCATGGTGGGCGACCACCCCCAGGACGTGCAGGTCGCGCGCGCGGCAGGGACCCTCAGCGCCGCCGTGTCCAGCGGCGACACCGCGCCCGAGCGCCTGGCGCGGGCCGGGCCGGACTTCCTGGAAGCCGACGCGGGGCTCCTCCTGGAGCGCCTGGAGAACCTGGGCTGGCTCTGA
- a CDS encoding ATP-binding protein: MTYHFADLVDAAALSELLESLKDASGLTSIVLDDRGGIVASAGWNSQCTAVHHPGAPSISLVCRRGTAAGELPHGPCADDYTLFKCFMGYCDASAPIQVEGVPIATIHLGQFFVAPPDLARLRERARRLDLPVELCLELASQAPVIPLDRVGPILDFYAKLGATLADQGLKRMRLTAAEAALASEQGRYRRFLASVTNYSYTVRMDNGRIASVTHSPGCESVTGCSPRDFEHDPLLWARLVHEKDRQKVIRFFETIMAGDTAPPLEHRIRRKNGETRWIRNTPVVLHGPEGVESFEGLVQDVTERKLMEAELQDARRRAEEASRAKSDFLANMSHEIRTPMNAILGLTQLALRRVPEGETRGLLEGVVEAGASLLAILGDILDFSKIEAGRMELCLEDFNPSELLARAAQAISPQARRKDLDLCLELSPELPGLVRADPLRLRQVADNLLNNAVKFTSRGHVRLRAWPEDSRGILCFEVSDTGIGIPPGKLEAIFETFTQADSSTTRRFGGTGLGLAICRKLLDMMGGSIRAGGEPGRGAVFLVRVPVAEARGSAAIPAPAACPDPQTPPGEPARPGLRLLLAEDERTNRIFARTFLEEEGHSVIEAHNGAQALELLAQGGFDLVLMDVSMPVMDGLEATRVIRSGRAPGAPADLPVVGLTAHAVKGDRERFLAAGMDACLVKPLDLEELRGVLDAYRADRPEARPKEQEAQAERTPEHVPPRAAHGDALNRSWLARLFRGKERTLATLLDIFLRDAPGRTARLRQAWGAGNAQEVAEEAHSIKGSAAVVGAVRLKAAAEELELAARSGRLGPARELLEALETECRAVLEAIEAGVPEARAAESET; encoded by the coding sequence GTGACCTACCACTTCGCGGACCTGGTGGACGCCGCCGCGCTGAGCGAATTGCTCGAAAGCCTCAAGGACGCTTCGGGGCTGACGAGCATTGTGCTGGACGACCGGGGAGGCATCGTGGCCTCGGCAGGCTGGAACTCCCAGTGCACCGCCGTGCACCACCCGGGGGCGCCCTCCATATCGCTCGTCTGCCGACGCGGCACGGCGGCCGGGGAGCTGCCTCACGGACCCTGCGCGGACGATTACACGCTCTTCAAGTGCTTCATGGGCTATTGCGACGCCTCGGCCCCCATCCAGGTGGAAGGCGTTCCCATCGCCACCATCCACCTGGGCCAATTCTTCGTGGCCCCCCCCGACCTGGCGCGCCTGCGCGAGAGGGCCAGACGCCTCGACCTGCCCGTGGAACTCTGCCTGGAATTGGCCTCGCAAGCGCCCGTGATCCCCCTGGACCGCGTGGGCCCCATCCTGGACTTCTACGCCAAGCTGGGCGCGACCCTGGCCGACCAGGGACTCAAACGCATGCGCCTCACCGCCGCCGAGGCGGCCCTGGCCTCGGAGCAGGGACGCTACCGCCGTTTCCTGGCCTCGGTGACCAACTACTCCTACACCGTTCGCATGGACAACGGCCGCATCGCCTCCGTGACCCACAGCCCGGGGTGCGAATCCGTCACCGGCTGCTCCCCGAGGGACTTCGAGCACGATCCCCTGCTCTGGGCCCGCCTCGTGCACGAGAAAGACCGCCAGAAGGTGATCCGCTTCTTCGAGACCATCATGGCCGGGGACACCGCGCCCCCCCTGGAACACCGGATACGCCGCAAGAACGGCGAGACGCGCTGGATCCGCAACACCCCCGTGGTGCTGCACGGCCCGGAAGGCGTGGAGTCCTTCGAGGGGCTCGTGCAGGACGTGACCGAGCGCAAGCTCATGGAGGCCGAACTCCAGGACGCCAGACGGCGCGCCGAGGAGGCCAGCCGCGCCAAGAGCGACTTCCTGGCCAACATGAGCCACGAAATCCGCACCCCCATGAACGCCATCCTGGGCCTGACCCAGCTCGCCTTGCGCCGCGTTCCCGAAGGCGAAACGCGCGGCCTCCTGGAAGGCGTGGTCGAGGCCGGGGCCTCGCTCCTGGCCATTCTGGGCGACATTCTGGACTTCTCCAAGATCGAGGCCGGGCGCATGGAACTTTGCCTGGAAGACTTCAACCCTTCCGAACTGCTGGCTCGCGCGGCCCAGGCCATCTCCCCCCAGGCGCGGCGCAAGGACCTGGACCTCTGCCTGGAGCTCTCCCCGGAGTTGCCCGGCCTGGTGCGAGCCGACCCCCTGCGTCTGCGCCAGGTGGCGGACAACCTCCTGAACAACGCCGTGAAGTTCACGTCCCGGGGCCACGTGCGCCTGCGCGCCTGGCCCGAGGACAGCAGGGGAATTCTCTGCTTCGAGGTGTCGGACACGGGCATCGGCATCCCTCCCGGCAAGCTGGAGGCCATCTTCGAGACCTTCACCCAGGCGGACTCCAGCACCACGCGTCGCTTCGGCGGCACGGGCCTGGGCCTGGCCATCTGCCGCAAGCTCCTGGACATGATGGGCGGCAGCATCCGCGCCGGGGGTGAGCCCGGCCGAGGGGCCGTGTTCCTCGTTCGCGTACCTGTGGCAGAGGCCCGGGGCAGCGCCGCCATCCCTGCTCCGGCCGCCTGCCCCGACCCCCAAACGCCCCCTGGCGAACCCGCCAGGCCCGGCCTGCGCCTGCTGCTGGCCGAGGACGAGCGCACCAACCGCATCTTCGCCCGCACCTTCCTGGAAGAGGAGGGCCACAGCGTGATCGAGGCCCACAACGGCGCCCAGGCCCTGGAACTCCTGGCGCAAGGGGGCTTCGACCTGGTGCTCATGGACGTCTCCATGCCCGTGATGGACGGCCTGGAAGCCACGCGCGTGATCCGCTCGGGACGCGCGCCCGGCGCGCCTGCCGACCTGCCCGTGGTGGGGCTCACGGCCCATGCCGTGAAGGGTGACCGAGAACGCTTCCTTGCGGCGGGCATGGACGCCTGCCTCGTGAAGCCACTGGACCTGGAGGAACTGCGCGGCGTGCTGGACGCCTACCGCGCGGACCGGCCGGAAGCCCGGCCCAAGGAGCAAGAGGCCCAGGCCGAGCGCACGCCCGAGCACGTCCCCCCCCGCGCCGCGCACGGGGACGCGCTCAACCGTTCCTGGCTGGCACGCTTGTTCAGGGGCAAGGAGCGCACCCTGGCCACGCTTCTGGACATCTTCCTGCGCGATGCCCCAGGGCGCACAGCCAGGCTGCGTCAGGCATGGGGGGCGGGCAACGCCCAGGAGGTGGCCGAAGAGGCCCATTCCATCAAAGGGTCGGCGGCCGTGGTGGGGGCGGTGCGGCTCAAGGCCGCGGCCGAGGAGCTGGAGCTTGCCGCCCGGTCAGGCAGGCTCGGACCGGCCCGGGAGCTGCTGGAGGCGCTGGAGACGGAGTGCCGGGCCGTGCTTGAAGCCATCGAGGCTGGGGTGCCCGAGGCCCGCGCCGCCGAGAGCGAAACCTGA
- a CDS encoding methyl-accepting chemotaxis protein — MPYPFSAARISVKLAGSSLMFALPIALLTFFTVRGLDKDIDFASMEIKGNAVLRPMIRLLESLPDGGTRPAAVDQAFADLGKAMSLHGEALLFTPAELAKRGREKQAPPRVESAWRALRGNTPAPEALDALTADVRVMIAHAGDISNLILDPDLDSYYVMDAVLLALPQTLDRTARAVRQGAELAALPELGLAERKLLAVQAAMLREADQERIEASLNTALKEDENFYGRSDSLQRAVPARLKAYSEAASALAQALEALSEGKPAKPAEIRALGERAMAESIRLWTVCSAELDALLEKRIADYQSRKLRALGLSLSALAVAGLLVTFISRGIVRQLDAIRAFARRVAQGDLDARPQGRATGELAELENDLAVMVKEQRGRLGYAQGLQRSFKVPLLVADNEARVTFTNRELLDFIEVQGEPEDWLGLTVAELVRNDATKETVMSKCLKNNVCVYKAEIEFVTRKGNHRVALVDSDLLHDLDGNVLGVVGVLSDITDIKRHESELQKRNDALALAVESSQDIARELNQAMRRLAERIAQAAEGATHQNARATETVGAVSAMTDSAHHMADLAGEAALSAEDAKGAAQEGAGLVQTAVQAIAAAQAQVLDLQEKMRELGVQADNVGKVLQVIGDIADQTNLLALNAAIEAARAGDAGRGFAVVADEVRKLAEKTMQATHEVGATLDSIRGGAAQTLKATEQAAREIVESTRLAQSSGASLERIVAIVQGAANQAKAIAEAAGGQAGASAQASRAVAEIEDISSSTARGMEEASSALEDVDRQAASLEELIRGMKD, encoded by the coding sequence ATGCCGTACCCCTTCTCCGCAGCGCGCATTTCGGTCAAGCTGGCCGGAAGCAGCCTGATGTTCGCCTTGCCCATAGCCCTGCTCACCTTCTTCACCGTTCGCGGTCTCGACAAGGACATCGACTTCGCCAGCATGGAAATCAAGGGCAACGCCGTGCTGCGCCCCATGATCCGCCTGCTGGAAAGCCTGCCCGACGGGGGGACGAGACCGGCCGCCGTGGACCAGGCCTTCGCGGACCTGGGCAAGGCCATGTCCCTGCACGGCGAAGCCCTGCTCTTCACCCCGGCGGAGCTGGCCAAGCGGGGCCGCGAAAAGCAGGCCCCGCCCAGGGTGGAGTCCGCCTGGCGCGCCCTGCGCGGCAACACGCCCGCACCCGAGGCCCTGGACGCCCTGACGGCCGACGTGCGCGTGATGATCGCCCACGCGGGAGACATCTCCAACCTGATCCTCGACCCGGACCTGGACAGCTACTACGTCATGGACGCCGTGCTTCTGGCCCTGCCCCAGACCCTGGACCGCACCGCCAGGGCCGTGCGCCAGGGGGCTGAGCTGGCTGCGCTTCCCGAGTTGGGGCTGGCCGAGCGCAAGCTCCTGGCCGTGCAGGCGGCCATGCTGCGCGAGGCAGACCAGGAGCGCATCGAGGCCAGCCTGAACACGGCGCTCAAGGAGGACGAGAACTTCTACGGCCGCAGCGATTCGCTCCAACGCGCCGTGCCCGCGCGCCTCAAGGCCTATTCCGAGGCCGCTTCGGCCCTGGCCCAGGCCCTGGAGGCCCTTTCGGAGGGCAAACCCGCCAAGCCCGCCGAGATCCGCGCCCTGGGCGAGCGGGCCATGGCCGAGAGCATCCGGCTGTGGACCGTGTGCTCCGCCGAGTTGGACGCGCTGCTCGAAAAGCGCATCGCCGACTACCAGTCGCGCAAGCTGCGGGCCCTGGGCCTTTCTCTTTCGGCCCTGGCCGTGGCGGGGCTTCTGGTCACGTTCATCTCGCGCGGCATCGTGCGCCAGCTGGACGCCATCCGCGCCTTCGCCCGCCGCGTGGCCCAGGGCGACCTGGACGCCAGGCCCCAGGGCCGCGCCACCGGGGAGCTGGCCGAACTGGAGAACGACCTGGCCGTGATGGTCAAGGAGCAACGCGGTCGCCTGGGCTACGCTCAGGGGCTCCAGAGATCCTTCAAGGTGCCGCTCCTGGTCGCGGACAACGAGGCCCGGGTCACCTTCACCAACCGCGAACTGCTCGACTTCATCGAGGTGCAGGGCGAGCCGGAGGACTGGCTGGGCCTCACCGTGGCCGAGTTGGTTCGCAACGACGCTACCAAAGAAACCGTGATGAGCAAATGCCTGAAGAACAACGTCTGCGTCTACAAGGCGGAGATCGAGTTCGTCACGCGCAAGGGCAACCACCGCGTGGCCCTCGTGGACTCGGACCTGCTGCACGACCTGGACGGCAACGTCCTCGGCGTGGTGGGCGTGCTCTCCGACATCACGGACATCAAGCGCCACGAATCCGAACTGCAGAAACGCAACGACGCACTGGCCCTGGCCGTGGAGTCCTCCCAGGACATCGCCCGGGAACTGAACCAGGCCATGCGCCGCCTGGCCGAGCGCATCGCCCAGGCCGCCGAAGGCGCGACACACCAGAACGCGCGCGCCACCGAAACCGTGGGCGCGGTCTCGGCCATGACCGACTCGGCCCACCACATGGCCGACCTGGCGGGCGAAGCCGCCCTAAGCGCCGAGGACGCCAAGGGCGCGGCCCAGGAGGGCGCGGGCCTCGTGCAGACCGCCGTGCAGGCCATCGCCGCTGCCCAGGCCCAGGTGCTGGACCTTCAGGAGAAGATGCGCGAACTGGGCGTGCAGGCCGACAACGTGGGCAAGGTGCTCCAGGTGATCGGAGACATAGCCGACCAGACCAACCTGCTGGCCCTCAACGCCGCCATCGAGGCCGCACGCGCCGGAGACGCCGGGCGCGGCTTCGCCGTGGTGGCCGACGAGGTGCGCAAGCTGGCCGAAAAGACCATGCAGGCCACCCACGAAGTGGGCGCCACCCTGGACTCCATCCGGGGCGGTGCGGCCCAGACCCTCAAGGCCACCGAGCAGGCGGCCCGCGAGATCGTGGAGTCCACGCGCCTGGCCCAGTCCTCGGGGGCGTCGCTGGAGCGCATCGTGGCCATCGTGCAGGGCGCGGCGAACCAGGCCAAGGCCATCGCCGAGGCCGCCGGGGGGCAGGCGGGGGCCAGCGCCCAGGCCAGCCGCGCCGTGGCCGAGATCGAGGACATCTCCTCCAGCACGGCGCGGGGCATGGAGGAGGCCTCCAGCGCCCTGGAAGACGTAGACCGGCAGGCCGCCAGCCTGGAAGAACTCATCAGGGGCATGAAGGACTAG
- a CDS encoding M48 family metallopeptidase, which translates to MNASRTIPPSGLPPLPDYRVRVSARARQVRLVVTPRDGLVVSVPVGFDAALVPEIVAQRLEWVTRTLERVALQRAEALLPPAGVSLRAVGRELTVRYRPGPDGSGSVRVRAAGPVSLEVSGALADRELVARALRTWLKREAARELPPRLDALSARLDLPHAGCVVRLQRSRWGSCSARGTISLNARLLFLPPELSDYVLAHELAHTLHLDHSPAYWRALEERLPGARGLDRQLRHAGRFVPAWSRP; encoded by the coding sequence GTGAACGCCTCCAGGACAATCCCGCCTTCCGGGCTTCCGCCCCTGCCGGACTACCGCGTGCGCGTCTCGGCCCGGGCCAGGCAGGTGCGTCTGGTGGTCACCCCGCGCGACGGGCTGGTGGTGAGCGTGCCCGTGGGATTCGACGCCGCACTCGTGCCGGAGATCGTTGCGCAGCGGCTGGAGTGGGTGACGCGCACTCTCGAGCGGGTGGCGCTCCAGCGCGCGGAGGCCCTGCTGCCCCCGGCCGGGGTGTCGCTTCGCGCCGTGGGGCGCGAGCTGACCGTGCGCTACCGCCCGGGACCGGACGGGAGCGGCTCGGTGCGGGTGCGCGCCGCTGGGCCTGTCAGCCTGGAGGTTTCGGGCGCGCTTGCCGACCGCGAACTGGTGGCCCGCGCGCTCAGGACCTGGCTCAAACGCGAGGCCGCCCGGGAGCTACCCCCGCGCCTGGACGCCCTCTCGGCCCGCCTGGACCTGCCCCACGCCGGGTGCGTGGTGCGCCTGCAGCGCTCCCGCTGGGGCAGCTGCTCGGCCAGGGGGACCATCTCGCTCAACGCCCGGCTCCTCTTCCTGCCACCGGAACTCTCCGACTACGTGCTGGCCCACGAACTGGCCCACACCCTGCACCTGGACCACTCCCCCGCCTACTGGCGCGCCCTGGAGGAGCGCCTGCCCGGCGCGCGCGGGCTCGACCGCCAACTGCGCCACGCCGGACGCTTCGTGCCCGCCTGGTCGCGCCCCTGA